In Brevibacillus marinus, the genomic window GGACATTTATGGCTTCAGTGTGCCCGACATGATGAATATCGAGCAGCGTCCGACAGTGATCGGCGAGCTGGTGCTGCCGGTGGAGAAGTTCGGCGTGAAAGTGATGTCGATGGGCTTCTTCGTCGAAGACAATTCGCCGATCATTTGGCGCGGCCCGATGTTGGGAAAAATGCTGCGCAACTTTTTCAGCGAGGTACACTGGGAAGAGTTGGACTACATGATTTTGGATCTGCCGCCGGGTACCGGAGACATGGCGCTGGACGTTCACACGCTGATTCCGCAGAGCAAGGAAATCATCGTGACCACCCCGCACCCGACAGCGGCGTTTGTGGCGGCGCGGGCCGGAGCGATGGCTATCCGCACCAAGCACGAGATCCTGGGTGTCGTGGAAAACATGGCCTGGTACGAAGCCAAGGACGGCAGTAAAGAATATGTGTTCGGAAAGGGTGGCGGGGCAAAATTGGCGGAGCAGTTGGGATGTGAGCTGCTGGCACAAATCCCCTTGGGCCAGCCCGACAACCACCCGGCCGATCCCGACTACAGTCCGTCGATTTATCCGGCCGACAGCCGGATTGGCACGTTGTACAAGCAATTGGCGGAACGCGTCGTGGAAAAAACCGAAGTGACTGCTTCTTAAACGATTGTTTAGAACGGGATGAACGTTGCCGTAACCCGGCAACCACCCGGCAATCCTTGCGATGTTTCCGGGGAGTGCGGCACAGCGGGAAGCGGGCGCACTCCCTTTTTATGTTTTATAGCCGGGTTTCCTTTATGGGCCAGCCTATGGATAAGCTTATTTGCTGCCGCCGCTGCCGCGGCCGCCGCCCTCTGCACTGCCGCCGCTCGTTCTTCCCTGCTCTTCCCCTTGGTTGCCTTTCTCTTTTTTGCTCGGTTTCATCCATTCCTCGGTGGCTTTGTTCATCAGCTTCAGCATATCTTCCTGAAACATGGGACTTTGCAGTGATTCCTTCATGATTTGCATCGTTTGTTTCCGGTAGGCCGAGCTTTTCATCAATTCCATCATCTGTCTTTCAAATTCCGGATCTTTCATGAGGTCCATCATCAGCGCTTGATATTCCGGGTCTTTCATTAAATCTTTCATCAGCTGTTTGGTTTCTTCCCGCAGCGATTTGGCCAGCGTGCTTGCGAATTTGGGATCTTGAAAGGCCTCCTTGATGTGCGGGTTGCCCGGTTTGCTCATGCTCTGAATCAGCGTGGTGCGTACCGTTTCCGCGTCCAGTGCCAGCTCTTGCTTGATCTTGTCGTCCGACAGCATTTGGGTGACTGCGTTTTTGGCCTCTTCCGTCTGCAGGATATCAATGACCATCGATTTGATCGTATTGTAATCGGGTTGAGCCTGCTGTTGTGTCTGCTCCGCGCAGCTGGTCATCAGCAACCCGGTTGAACATAGCATGACGAATAAAAACAGATTGCGCAGTATGCCCATAAGGATGGATGCCCCCTTTTCCTAACTATCCATAACGTGCGCAGCGCGCAACGTTCTTACGCTAGTATTTTCTTGCATGTATTGGTACAATCATAAGCGATGCAATGGGAGGGAAGATCGATGAATCTGCGCAATTACGGGTGGTTGCTGGGCACCACGCTGCTGGTTGGCGGGATTGGCGGCGTCTTGGCCGGGTTTCTCGTCGCCGGGGAACATCTTGGTGGCTCTGTAGGCAATTTTTTTGTGGGGACACTGGTCAACCTGTTGGTTGGCTTAACGATTGCCGTATTGGCGGAGATGGGTTTTTTCGCGTACATGACCTTAAACTACTTGATGCTCAGTCTGCTGAAAAACATGAAACTGTGGAAAGCGATCCAGGTTGTGCTGATCTTGTTTACTGCTTTTGACATGGTCTACCTGCGCTACACCGCTTTCGGGCAGGGCGAAGCGATCTGGCCGTACTTGTTGGTACCGCTGATGTTGTTGGCGGTCGCGGTAGTAGCTGCTTACGCCAAGGTACGTCTGACCAATTCCAATGCCTGGATTCCCACTGTTTTTTTCCTGTTTGTGGTGACCTCGATCGAGTGGGTGCCGGGACTGCGGCAAAACAACGCGAGTTCGGCTCTGTTTATGATTGTCCCCCTGCTGTTCTGCAACATTTGGCAGGTATTGCACCTGCATCGGCTGACCCAAAAAACAAGCTGATCACCATGGCGATCAGCTTGTGAGGCAGGCTATGCGCGCTTTTTCCGGCTTTCTTTAGTTTACTTCCTGCAGCTTCAACTGAGAGCCGGCCAGCAGTTGGG contains:
- a CDS encoding Mrp/NBP35 family ATP-binding protein, which translates into the protein MITKEQVLEALRDVRDPEINRSLVELNMIRNIKIEGKRVSLDVILTIVGCPLKAKIEEDVIRAIKALGAEEVEVRFGAMTEQERAALSAQLRSGQQPGQPQALNPILGEGSKTVFIAITSGKGGVGKSTVTVNLAVSLARMGKKVGIIDADIYGFSVPDMMNIEQRPTVIGELVLPVEKFGVKVMSMGFFVEDNSPIIWRGPMLGKMLRNFFSEVHWEELDYMILDLPPGTGDMALDVHTLIPQSKEIIVTTPHPTAAFVAARAGAMAIRTKHEILGVVENMAWYEAKDGSKEYVFGKGGGAKLAEQLGCELLAQIPLGQPDNHPADPDYSPSIYPADSRIGTLYKQLAERVVEKTEVTAS
- the gerD gene encoding spore germination lipoprotein GerD, giving the protein MGILRNLFLFVMLCSTGLLMTSCAEQTQQQAQPDYNTIKSMVIDILQTEEAKNAVTQMLSDDKIKQELALDAETVRTTLIQSMSKPGNPHIKEAFQDPKFASTLAKSLREETKQLMKDLMKDPEYQALMMDLMKDPEFERQMMELMKSSAYRKQTMQIMKESLQSPMFQEDMLKLMNKATEEWMKPSKKEKGNQGEEQGRTSGGSAEGGGRGSGGSK
- a CDS encoding KinB-signaling pathway activation protein — encoded protein: MNLRNYGWLLGTTLLVGGIGGVLAGFLVAGEHLGGSVGNFFVGTLVNLLVGLTIAVLAEMGFFAYMTLNYLMLSLLKNMKLWKAIQVVLILFTAFDMVYLRYTAFGQGEAIWPYLLVPLMLLAVAVVAAYAKVRLTNSNAWIPTVFFLFVVTSIEWVPGLRQNNASSALFMIVPLLFCNIWQVLHLHRLTQKTS